The sequence below is a genomic window from Neodiprion pinetum isolate iyNeoPine1 chromosome 7, iyNeoPine1.2, whole genome shotgun sequence.
tgtttacaatattttagtattattttcattaaaaaatagtaTGATAATTATGACTTTGTCTGTTCTCCCTATTTCGTTTAGTTATAATGATGAATTTGCaacatatgtatatcgtaataattaaaacatgattttttttgttataatattCAAGTTCTCTAGACCAttcttgaaatatatttttctttccaaataAGTAATCAGCAATTCACAACGATATGTTATATGAACAAGTTAGTACAACACAAACTCGTTGAAACTTTTCTCTAAATGAATAACACACACGGCATCATTAAATTTTAGATTGAAACAATTCGAGCTGTTCTAAAAAAAGAACTAGACATCCCTCTTGTGGAGATTGCTGACCAAAATGCCAGGCTGGATGGAGGTGACGTTCTGTTTACAGGTAATGATGATGTAGTTTTCGATGTGTGAAGTTGTGACGCTCAGCATAAATCAGTATCATGTTTATCACCTCATTCGTGTGATGTTTTATTCATAGGACGGGAATTTTTCGTGGGATTATCACAATTCACAAACGAGGCCGGTGCTCGAGCAGTAGCTGCAGCATTCCCAGAGTATCCCTGTGTTCCCATCAAGGTCGGTGTTGACTTACTGAATAACGTGTCATTAACTTAGGATTACATCATACGTTTAAATATAACCGTGATATACGTATCATATTAAGCGACAAATGTTtgtttcactcaatttctCATCTATTCAAGGTGGGTGATGGTGGCGAAGAGGTGATAGTGGAGAGTTTAACCTCAGCCCCACTTCAGGTCGGGATGCGCTAGTGTGGCTCTTAAACATCAAATTTATTCTGAAAGCAAAGCTCGTTATAATTGTTACGGATTCAAAAACACCTGATCTTTGTTGTACGCCATTGCAGAGggattttcatttctttaaacGCATAGTTTGCTTTTCATAACCTCGAGATATGCATCAGACATAAGTCCAGTGTTGTACAAGATAGTAATAATTACTATTACTTAAATGTCAATAAAATCATCTATATCCAAATTATCTACATAACGTGaaagataattatttatgCAATTATCTTTGTAAAAATGAGATTAGTCACACTTTGATCTAGATAATCAAGAAGGTAatgataaaaacgaaaattataaatattgaatactGCCAATAACTTTTTTCAGAAAGATGTTTCTATCGGATTAATtgttttcatgaaattcaatCTTGACTCTGAATGGTGTCGCATATGTTTCACTAAGcagtttattttatatttatatcttatataaaaaatactttATACTTTATATGAAAACAAGATGAAAATGAGCAACAGATTTATATAACTGTAGATGAAAGATGATTTTAGTTCACATCATCTCTTTAAGATAAATAATTAGGTTAACTTATTATCTAATATGATTATCATAAAATCAGTTAGATAACGTACAAGATTGGACATGATGTAACGAAATGGAAATCCTGAAGAACAACCTGTAGTTCGGCACGTCACGCACGCAACATTAAATGCCACGCAATTATGTAATTGATTCAATTATCACTTCACAAAGAGCACAGGCTACATTCATCTGCATACCTTGTTAGCACAGATTTTAGTAGAACGTTTTTTGCTACAGTAACAGTCCAAGCTCATTGTAATCACCTTTTTTGTGTAGCAGCTATAAATTTACGAAATGTGCGCTTTTTATGATATTCGTATACACATATAGAAAAGCTTTTCTGTTTACATATCGCTTCGTACTGTACCACATTATGAACATAAGCAGGAATAGGACAATGTATTGAGCAAAGATATGCTGACCATATTCTTGACTGCTAATGCATAGTTTCTTGATTTGTCACTTAATTAAGAGTAAATCTGAAACAGTTTCATGTACACACGTACAAATGTGGTTAAAACGATGATTCAGACGGCATTTAAACCTATTCAAAACTCGATTCATTCAAAACTGGGAATAATCGTTTAAGTAATCCTGATTACTAAAATGGTGGAAaagtaaatttatcaaaattatgcAACAACCCAATCAAAATTGATGAATCGTTCAATATTGTTTACAATCATCTTAACAATAATATTTCGATAAAGGTTGCAGAGTCGAAGCGTTTGAAAGCTCTAGTTACTATGGCTGGTCCTGACGTTATCTGCGTGGGTGCAGGAAAGGAATCTCAAGAAGTTTTAAAGGTACAAGTACACGCTTATAATTTCTgtaaagaataaatattttttctacaagaATACGTAATAATGACTTTGTTGATATAGCGAATTGAACGAGAGGCAACTTACACTTATCAAACATTGACCGTGCCTGAAGATGCAGCGGCAAATGTTGTTTACGTGAACGGGACTTTGATTCATCGTACAGAGGCCGAAATTCCAAAGTCATGCAGGGTTTTTGCTGAAAAGGTTGAGTTTCCTACAAAGTTACTCCAAATATCTGAATTAGCCAAAGTGAGTTCTGGTCTTTCTTCATGTTGCCTATTGGTCCGTAGACCGAGGCACATTCGTAGTATTTAAGCTCCATATGAAACTATGAATTCGCGAATGAGAAGCGAATGAGTTTTCAGACCAGTATAATTATTCAGGAGTATTTCAAGATGAGTGAAACTCATttaaaagataaataaaagaaaaatacactaTTAAAATATAGGCGGTCTGTGAgacctgaaaaaattttaacattcTCAATATTATAGAAACTATGGAccttaattaaaattaatcagAGACTTGATATAATGAATAATCGTTACCATCAAACGCAGAGAACAC
It includes:
- the LOC124223438 gene encoding N(G),N(G)-dimethylarginine dimethylaminohydrolase 1 isoform X1, with the translated sequence MSVHRYTHAVVCRIPLSLRTRGEVTLDEARKQHETFVRVLRDLGLDVVELPPDEGSPLCAFVEDLAVVCNGIALIARPNEPSRTKEIETIRAVLKKELDIPLVEIADQNARLDGGDVLFTGREFFVGLSQFTNEAGARAVAAAFPEYPCVPIKVGDGGEEVIVESLTSAPLQVAESKRLKALVTMAGPDVICVGAGKESQEVLKRIEREATYTYQTLTVPEDAAANVVYVNGTLIHRTEAEIPKSCRVFAEKVEFPTKLLQISELAKVSSGLSSCCLLVRRPRHIRSI
- the LOC124223438 gene encoding N(G),N(G)-dimethylarginine dimethylaminohydrolase 1 isoform X2, whose amino-acid sequence is MSVHRYTHAVVCRIPLSLRTRGEVTLDEARKQHETFVRVLRDLGLDVVELPPDEGSPLCAFVEDLAVVCNGIALIARPNEPSRTKEIETIRAVLKKELDIPLVEIADQNARLDGGDVLFTGREFFVGLSQFTNEAGARAVAAAFPEYPCVPIKVAESKRLKALVTMAGPDVICVGAGKESQEVLKRIEREATYTYQTLTVPEDAAANVVYVNGTLIHRTEAEIPKSCRVFAEKVEFPTKLLQISELAKVSSGLSSCCLLVRRPRHIRSI